One Avibacterium avium genomic window carries:
- the metJ gene encoding met regulon transcriptional regulator MetJ gives MANWDGKYISPYAEHGKKSEQVKKITVSIPIKVLEILTNERTRRQLKNLRHATNSELLCEAFLHAFTGQPLPTDEDLLKERHDEIPEQAKEIMRELGINPEKWEY, from the coding sequence ATGGCAAATTGGGACGGTAAATATATTAGCCCTTATGCAGAGCACGGTAAGAAGAGTGAGCAAGTAAAGAAGATTACTGTATCTATTCCAATTAAGGTGCTGGAAATTTTAACCAATGAGCGGACAAGACGTCAGCTCAAAAATTTACGCCACGCAACAAATAGTGAGTTATTGTGTGAGGCATTTTTACACGCATTTACAGGGCAGCCATTACCGACCGATGAGGATTTACTAAAAGAACGCCACGATGAAATTCCTGAGCAGGCAAAAGAAATTATGCGTGAACTAGGGATTAATCCTGAGAAGTGGGAATACTAA
- a CDS encoding OsmC family protein has translation MAHISTIRYTGNLHNDLTHLQSGNTISTDAPVDNNGKGEAFSPTDLLAASLGACAMTIMGIHANKLGLDLTGTRIEVQKEMALNPRRVARVTLDFYLSKALDDNARSILENAAHTCPVAKSLSADLVQEFRFHYE, from the coding sequence ATGGCACACATCTCAACCATTCGTTACACAGGCAATTTGCACAACGATCTCACTCATCTACAAAGTGGCAATACCATATCAACCGATGCTCCCGTTGATAACAACGGCAAAGGTGAAGCCTTCTCCCCAACTGATCTACTTGCAGCTTCACTTGGTGCTTGCGCAATGACTATAATGGGAATCCACGCCAATAAACTTGGATTAGACTTAACTGGCACTCGCATTGAAGTACAAAAAGAAATGGCGCTCAATCCACGCCGTGTTGCACGCGTTACCTTAGATTTTTACTTAAGCAAAGCATTAGATGACAACGCACGCTCAATCTTGGAAAATGCAGCCCACACCTGCCCTGTCGCCAAAAGCCTGAGCGCCGACTTAGTGCAAGAATTTCGTTTTCATTATGAATAA